The Takifugu rubripes chromosome 3, fTakRub1.2, whole genome shotgun sequence genome contains a region encoding:
- the LOC101070861 gene encoding myelin transcription factor 1-like isoform X8, producing MSQDVTETRTRTRSKGIRASSELAAQEMKPELSSCPTPGCDGKGHVSGRYSRHRSVLGCPIVKKRKLEEAEESQSAPKKRNQPVKQAAGEDFTHDTSDEEEEEEEGEEEGEEEAEEEEELREKKKPTSKIRAEATKAESSPAGAPPDSEVCSADDGATSGNQCENKDVSQEVAAEGHQQEETSPEEEEEEEEEEGGLTTKDQVSEQLEEEMTVINLTKTKEEEKNEEDVTKTTEEEHRERREVPEEATVVERPMINQENSDHQYSSGDYKHQAKEVAEEQQQEEEKEEEEEEEEEPEEEEEEEAEERVVHHDNDTLYTFSPHTQGSEPEVSLREEKICTPMTEEEEDEEELEEEQEEERREEEEHGHEKEEGELMIEEDEDDQDSIKASPATVVIEVRSEEEDEEEEDDEEDDEEEDEEEEEEEEEEEEDGVEQDRVSEGSGITDDSENWDMSRGNLGLLEKAIALKAGEVKGGEEVQSSPEYHPYSSSSRSSQGAGAARRSAYYGKDKKEVKCPTPGCDGTGHVTGLYPHHRSLSGCPHKDRVPPEILAMHENVLKCPTPGCTGQGHVNSNRNTHRSLSGCPIAAAAKLNKTQDKQVHLQPPASEASSNSDRVLRPMCFVKQLEIPQYGSFRPNTVTTTPRANLAKELEKYSKVSFDYASFDVQVFGKRTLIPKTPSSTETSPKAFKSKSFPKASSPSQSASGGFSKNATSSTYDYSQDAEAAHMAATAILNLSTRCWERPESLCSVSREPCSKESDIEVDENGTLDLSMKKTKREGLQASEPPSSSSSSSQLTGATLSQGHSQPEWEEPLDFTTQTGVKEEDHEEVEYAAPSYTSSDAEEEDQDNLEDRKYPGEVTTSSFKVKFQAKDSKKELLVCPTPGCDGSGHITGNYASHRSLSGCPLADKSLRTLMAAHTAELKCPTPGCDGSGHITGNYASHRSLSGCPRAKKSGVKATPTKDDKEDSELLRCPVPGCDSLGHISGKYATHRSAYGCPLAARRQKEGLLNGTPFSWKAFKAEGPTCPTPGCDGSGHANGSFLTHRSLSGCPRASANKKKAKLPGDEFITAKFRASDVLDNDEDIKQLNTEISELNESNSEMEADMMNLHTQISSMEKNLKNMEEENKQIEERNEALFLELSGLSQALIRSLANIRLPTMEPMSEQNFDTYVEALTHMFTNKDCYQNPENRALLESINQAVKGIEV from the exons ATGAGTCAGGACGTGACAGAGACCAGAACACGAACTCGATCCAAAGGGATCCGCG CATCATCAGAACTGGCAGCACAGGAGATGAAGCCAGAGTTGAG cagctgccccACCCCCGGCTGTGACGGCAAAGGTCACGTCAGTGGGCGATACTCACGTCACAGAAG CGTGCTGGGCTGCCCCAtcgtgaagaagaggaagctggaggaggccgaggagaGCCAGTCTGCTCCCAAGAAGAGGAACCAGCCGGTCAAACAGGCGGCAGGAGAAGACTTCACCCACGACACCtcagacgaggaggaggaagaggaggagggagaggaggaaggagaggaggaggcagaggaggaggaggagctgagagaaaagaagaaacccacctcaaagatcagagcagaagcaaCAAAAG CAGAAAGTtcaccagcaggagctccaccaGACTCAGAGGTTTGTTCTGCAGATGATGGAGCGACTTCAGGGAACCAATGTGAGAACAAAGACGTCTCGCAGGAAGTTGCTGCTGAAGGTCACCAGCAGGAGGAAACAagtccagaggaggaggaggaggaggaggaagaggagggtggccTGACTACAAAAGATCAGGTGTCGGAGCAACTGGAAGAAGAAATGACGGTCATCAAtctcacaaaaacaaaagaagaggagaagaatgaAGAGGACGTCACAAAAACCACCGAAGAAGAGCACCGGGAAAGACGAGAGGTTCCTGAAGAAGCAACAGTGGTGGAGAGGCCAATGATCAACCAGGAAAACTCTGATCATCAGTATTCCAGTGGAGATTACAAACATCAGGCCAAAGAAgtagcagaggagcagcagcaagaggaggagaaggaggaagaggaagaggaggaggaagaaccagaagaagaggaggaagaggaggcagaagagagggTGGTCCACCATGACAATGACACTCTGTACACTTTTAGTCCGCACACTCAGGGATCTGAACCTGAGGTGTCACTCAGGGAAGAAAAGATCTGCACCCCCatgactgaggaagaggaggatgaggaggaactggaggaggagcaggaggaggaaaggcgggaagaggaggagcacggCCAcgaaaaggaggagggagagttgATGAttgaggaggacgaggatgacCAAGACTCCATTAAAGCATCTCCGGCTACAGTGGTCATAGAAGTCcgatctgaggaggaagatgaagaagaagaagatgatgaagaagatgatgaggaggaggacgaggaggaggaggaagaggaggaggaggaggaggaggatggagtggAACAGGATCGTGTCTCAGAAGGCTCAGGAATTACAGATGACTCAGAAAACTGGGACATGAGTCGGGGGAACCTGGGCCTGCTGGAGAAGGCCATCGCTCTGAAGGCCGGGGAGGTGAAGGGCggtgaggaggtgcagagctCCCCGGAGTACCACCCgtacagcagctccagcaggagctcGCAGGGCGCCGGCGCCGCCCGCCGCTCCGCCTACTACGGTAAAG ACAAGAAGGAAGTGAAATGTCCAACGCCAGGGTGTGACGGgacgggtcatgtgaccgggCTGTACCCACACCACCGCAGCCTGTCCggatgtcctcacaaagatagagtTCCTCCAGAGA tcctGGCCATGCATGAGAACGTGCTGAAGTGTCCCACTCCTGGCTGCACAGGCCAAGGCCACGTCAACAGTAACCGCAACACACACCGCAG CCTCTCCGGCTGCCCCATAGCAGCTGCAGCGAAGCTGAACAAGACGCAGGACAAGCAGGTTCACTTACAGCCGCCGGCCAGCGAAGCTTCTTCCAACTCTGACAGAGTCCTCAG GCCCATGTGTTttgtgaagcagctggagatCCCTCAGTATGGCAGCTTCCGGCCCAACACCGTGACCACCACACCTCGAGCTAACCTGGCCAAGGAGCTGGAGAAATACTCCAAGGTGTCTTTTGACTATGCAAGCTTTGATGTCCAGGTGTTTGGAAAGCGCACGTTGATTCCAAAGACACCCAGCAGCACTGAAACATCACCCAAAGCCTTCAAAT CCAAGTCATTCCCTAAGGCCTCGTCTCCCAGTCAAAGCGCATCGGGGGGCTTTTCTAAGAACGCCACATCTTCCACCTACGACTACAGCCAAGACGCAGAGGCCGCCCACATGGCCGCCACCGCCATCCTCAACCTGTCCACCCGCTGCTGGGAGCGACCAGAGAGCCTCTGCAGCGTGTCCAGGGAGCCCTGTTCCAAG GAGTCCGACATCGAAGTGGATGAGAACGGCACCCTGGATCTCAGCATGAAGAAGACAAAGAGGGAGGGTCTCCAGGCCTCAgagcctccttcctcttcctcgtcgtCCTCCCAGCTCACTGGAGCCACCTTGTCTCAGGGCCACTCTCAGCcagagtgggaggagcctcttGATTTCACCACACAAACTGGTGTGAAGGAGGAGGACCATGAAGAG GTGGAGTATGCAGCTCCGTCATACACCTCATCagatgctgaggaagaggaccaaGACaacctggaggacaggaagtacCCGGGAGAGGTCACGACCAGCAGCTTCAAGGTCAAGTTTCAGGCCAAAGACAGCAAGAAGGAGCTTCTTGT ATGTCCAACTCCCGGCTGTGACGGCAGCGGACACATAACAGGAAACTACGCGTCCCACCGAAG TCTGTCAGGCTGTCCTCTCGCTGATAAATCACTTCGGACCCTAATGGCTGCCCACACAGCTGAACTGAA gtgtCCGACTCCCGGCTGCGACGGATCGGGACACATCACGGGAAACTACGCTTCCCATCGGAG TCTGTCCGGGTGTCCTCGAGCCAAGAAAAGTGGGGTCAAAGCAACACCGACCAAGGACGACAAAGAAGACTCGGAGTTGTTGAG GTGTCCAGTTCCTGGTTGTGACAGTCTGGGCCACATCAGTGGGAAGTACGCCACCCACCGCAGTGCCTACGGCTGTCCGCTGGCAGCACGCCGCCAGAAGGAGGGGCTTCTGAACGGGACTCCCTTCTCCTGGAAGGCCTTCAAAGCGGAGGGTCCGACCTGCCCGACGCCGGGCTGCGACGGCTCCGGACACGCTAACGGCAGTTTCCTGACTCACCGAAG TCTCTCAGGTTGTCCCAGAGCGTCAGCCAATAAGAAGAAGGCAAAGTTACCTGGAGATGAGTTTATCACTGCAAAGTTTAGAGCCAGCGATG TTCTGGACAACGATGAGGACATCAAACAGCTCAACACGGAGATCAGCGAGCTGAACGAGTCCAACtcagagatggaggcagacaTGATGAACCTGCACACTCAG ATCTCCTCCATGGAGAAGAACCTGaagaacatggaggaggagaacaaacagattgaggagagaaatgaggccCTGTTCCTGGAGCTGTCGGGCCTGAGTCAGGCCCTGATCCGCAGTTTGGCCAACATCCGCCTGCCGACCATG GAGCCGATGTCGGAGCAGAACTTCGACACGTATGTTGAAGCTCTCACTCACATGTTTACCAATAAAGACTGCTACCAGAACCCGGAGAACCGGGCTCTGCTGGAGTCCATCAACCAGGCCGTGAAGGGCATTGAGGTGTGA
- the LOC101070861 gene encoding myelin transcription factor 1-like isoform X4, with protein sequence MSQDVTETRTRTRSKGIRASSELAAQEMKPELSCPTPGCDGKGHVSGRYSRHRSVLGCPIVKKRKLEEAEESQSAPKKRNQPVKQAAGEDFTHDTSDEEEEEEEGEEEGEEEAEEEEELREKKKPTSKIRAEATKAESSPAGAPPDSEVCSADDGATSGNQCENKDVSQEVAAEGHQQEETSPEEEEEEEEEEGGLTTKDQVSEQLEEEMTVINLTKTKEEEKNEEDVTKTTEEEHRERREVPEEATVVERPMINQENSDHQYSSGDYKHQAKEVAEEQQQEEEKEEEEEEEEEPEEEEEEEAEERVVHHDNDTLYTFSPHTQGSEPEVSLREEKICTPMTEEEEDEEELEEEQEEERREEEEHGHEKEEGELMIEEDEDDQDSIKASPATVVIEVRSEEEDEEEEDDEEDDEEEDEEEEEEEEEEEEDGVEQDRVSEGSGITDDSENWDMSRGNLGLLEKAIALKAGEVKGGEEVQSSPEYHPYSSSSRSSQGAGAARRSAYYGKGEGVCRAPSYTGTSVSLSHPCSDKKEVKCPTPGCDGTGHVTGLYPHHRSLSGCPHKDRVPPEILAMHENVLKCPTPGCTGQGHVNSNRNTHRSLSGCPIAAAAKLNKTQDKQVHLQPPASEASSNSDRVLRPMCFVKQLEIPQYGSFRPNTVTTTPRANLAKELEKYSKVSFDYASFDVQVFGKRTLIPKTPSSTETSPKAFKSKSFPKASSPSQSASGGFSKNATSSTYDYSQDAEAAHMAATAILNLSTRCWERPESLCSVSREPCSKESDIEVDENGTLDLSMKKTKREGLQASEPPSSSSSSSQLTGATLSQGHSQPEWEEPLDFTTQTGVKEEDHEEVEYAAPSYTSSDAEEEDQDNLEDRKYPGEVTTSSFKVKFQAKDSKKELLVCPTPGCDGSGHITGNYASHRSLSGCPLADKSLRTLMAAHTAELKCPTPGCDGSGHITGNYASHRSLSGCPRAKKSGVKATPTKDDKEDSELLRCPVPGCDSLGHISGKYATHRSAYGCPLAARRQKEGLLNGTPFSWKAFKAEGPTCPTPGCDGSGHANGSFLTHRSLSGCPRASANKKKAKLPGDEFITAKFRASDVLDNDEDIKQLNTEISELNESNSEMEADMMNLHTQISSMEKNLKNMEEENKQIEERNEALFLELSGLSQALIRSLANIRLPTMQEPMSEQNFDTYVEALTHMFTNKDCYQNPENRALLESINQAVKGIEV encoded by the exons ATGAGTCAGGACGTGACAGAGACCAGAACACGAACTCGATCCAAAGGGATCCGCG CATCATCAGAACTGGCAGCACAGGAGATGAAGCCAGAGTTGAG ctgccccACCCCCGGCTGTGACGGCAAAGGTCACGTCAGTGGGCGATACTCACGTCACAGAAG CGTGCTGGGCTGCCCCAtcgtgaagaagaggaagctggaggaggccgaggagaGCCAGTCTGCTCCCAAGAAGAGGAACCAGCCGGTCAAACAGGCGGCAGGAGAAGACTTCACCCACGACACCtcagacgaggaggaggaagaggaggagggagaggaggaaggagaggaggaggcagaggaggaggaggagctgagagaaaagaagaaacccacctcaaagatcagagcagaagcaaCAAAAG CAGAAAGTtcaccagcaggagctccaccaGACTCAGAGGTTTGTTCTGCAGATGATGGAGCGACTTCAGGGAACCAATGTGAGAACAAAGACGTCTCGCAGGAAGTTGCTGCTGAAGGTCACCAGCAGGAGGAAACAagtccagaggaggaggaggaggaggaggaagaggagggtggccTGACTACAAAAGATCAGGTGTCGGAGCAACTGGAAGAAGAAATGACGGTCATCAAtctcacaaaaacaaaagaagaggagaagaatgaAGAGGACGTCACAAAAACCACCGAAGAAGAGCACCGGGAAAGACGAGAGGTTCCTGAAGAAGCAACAGTGGTGGAGAGGCCAATGATCAACCAGGAAAACTCTGATCATCAGTATTCCAGTGGAGATTACAAACATCAGGCCAAAGAAgtagcagaggagcagcagcaagaggaggagaaggaggaagaggaagaggaggaggaagaaccagaagaagaggaggaagaggaggcagaagagagggTGGTCCACCATGACAATGACACTCTGTACACTTTTAGTCCGCACACTCAGGGATCTGAACCTGAGGTGTCACTCAGGGAAGAAAAGATCTGCACCCCCatgactgaggaagaggaggatgaggaggaactggaggaggagcaggaggaggaaaggcgggaagaggaggagcacggCCAcgaaaaggaggagggagagttgATGAttgaggaggacgaggatgacCAAGACTCCATTAAAGCATCTCCGGCTACAGTGGTCATAGAAGTCcgatctgaggaggaagatgaagaagaagaagatgatgaagaagatgatgaggaggaggacgaggaggaggaggaagaggaggaggaggaggaggaggatggagtggAACAGGATCGTGTCTCAGAAGGCTCAGGAATTACAGATGACTCAGAAAACTGGGACATGAGTCGGGGGAACCTGGGCCTGCTGGAGAAGGCCATCGCTCTGAAGGCCGGGGAGGTGAAGGGCggtgaggaggtgcagagctCCCCGGAGTACCACCCgtacagcagctccagcaggagctcGCAGGGCGCCGGCGCCGCCCGCCGCTCCGCCTACTACGGTAAAGGTGAGGGCGTCTGCAGGGCGCCGAGCTACACCGGCACATCCGTCTCACTGTCTCATCCCTGTTCAGACAAGAAGGAAGTGAAATGTCCAACGCCAGGGTGTGACGGgacgggtcatgtgaccgggCTGTACCCACACCACCGCAGCCTGTCCggatgtcctcacaaagatagagtTCCTCCAGAGA tcctGGCCATGCATGAGAACGTGCTGAAGTGTCCCACTCCTGGCTGCACAGGCCAAGGCCACGTCAACAGTAACCGCAACACACACCGCAG CCTCTCCGGCTGCCCCATAGCAGCTGCAGCGAAGCTGAACAAGACGCAGGACAAGCAGGTTCACTTACAGCCGCCGGCCAGCGAAGCTTCTTCCAACTCTGACAGAGTCCTCAG GCCCATGTGTTttgtgaagcagctggagatCCCTCAGTATGGCAGCTTCCGGCCCAACACCGTGACCACCACACCTCGAGCTAACCTGGCCAAGGAGCTGGAGAAATACTCCAAGGTGTCTTTTGACTATGCAAGCTTTGATGTCCAGGTGTTTGGAAAGCGCACGTTGATTCCAAAGACACCCAGCAGCACTGAAACATCACCCAAAGCCTTCAAAT CCAAGTCATTCCCTAAGGCCTCGTCTCCCAGTCAAAGCGCATCGGGGGGCTTTTCTAAGAACGCCACATCTTCCACCTACGACTACAGCCAAGACGCAGAGGCCGCCCACATGGCCGCCACCGCCATCCTCAACCTGTCCACCCGCTGCTGGGAGCGACCAGAGAGCCTCTGCAGCGTGTCCAGGGAGCCCTGTTCCAAG GAGTCCGACATCGAAGTGGATGAGAACGGCACCCTGGATCTCAGCATGAAGAAGACAAAGAGGGAGGGTCTCCAGGCCTCAgagcctccttcctcttcctcgtcgtCCTCCCAGCTCACTGGAGCCACCTTGTCTCAGGGCCACTCTCAGCcagagtgggaggagcctcttGATTTCACCACACAAACTGGTGTGAAGGAGGAGGACCATGAAGAG GTGGAGTATGCAGCTCCGTCATACACCTCATCagatgctgaggaagaggaccaaGACaacctggaggacaggaagtacCCGGGAGAGGTCACGACCAGCAGCTTCAAGGTCAAGTTTCAGGCCAAAGACAGCAAGAAGGAGCTTCTTGT ATGTCCAACTCCCGGCTGTGACGGCAGCGGACACATAACAGGAAACTACGCGTCCCACCGAAG TCTGTCAGGCTGTCCTCTCGCTGATAAATCACTTCGGACCCTAATGGCTGCCCACACAGCTGAACTGAA gtgtCCGACTCCCGGCTGCGACGGATCGGGACACATCACGGGAAACTACGCTTCCCATCGGAG TCTGTCCGGGTGTCCTCGAGCCAAGAAAAGTGGGGTCAAAGCAACACCGACCAAGGACGACAAAGAAGACTCGGAGTTGTTGAG GTGTCCAGTTCCTGGTTGTGACAGTCTGGGCCACATCAGTGGGAAGTACGCCACCCACCGCAGTGCCTACGGCTGTCCGCTGGCAGCACGCCGCCAGAAGGAGGGGCTTCTGAACGGGACTCCCTTCTCCTGGAAGGCCTTCAAAGCGGAGGGTCCGACCTGCCCGACGCCGGGCTGCGACGGCTCCGGACACGCTAACGGCAGTTTCCTGACTCACCGAAG TCTCTCAGGTTGTCCCAGAGCGTCAGCCAATAAGAAGAAGGCAAAGTTACCTGGAGATGAGTTTATCACTGCAAAGTTTAGAGCCAGCGATG TTCTGGACAACGATGAGGACATCAAACAGCTCAACACGGAGATCAGCGAGCTGAACGAGTCCAACtcagagatggaggcagacaTGATGAACCTGCACACTCAG ATCTCCTCCATGGAGAAGAACCTGaagaacatggaggaggagaacaaacagattgaggagagaaatgaggccCTGTTCCTGGAGCTGTCGGGCCTGAGTCAGGCCCTGATCCGCAGTTTGGCCAACATCCGCCTGCCGACCATG CAGGAGCCGATGTCGGAGCAGAACTTCGACACGTATGTTGAAGCTCTCACTCACATGTTTACCAATAAAGACTGCTACCAGAACCCGGAGAACCGGGCTCTGCTGGAGTCCATCAACCAGGCCGTGAAGGGCATTGAGGTGTGA
- the LOC101070861 gene encoding myelin transcription factor 1-like isoform X1, with protein sequence MSQDVTETRTRTRSKGIRASSELAAQEMKPELSSCPTPGCDGKGHVSGRYSRHRSVLGCPIVKKRKLEEAEESQSAPKKRNQPVKQAAGEDFTHDTSDEEEEEEEGEEEGEEEAEEEEELREKKKPTSKIRAEATKAESSPAGAPPDSEVCSADDGATSGNQCENKDVSQEVAAEGHQQEETSPEEEEEEEEEEGGLTTKDQVSEQLEEEMTVINLTKTKEEEKNEEDVTKTTEEEHRERREVPEEATVVERPMINQENSDHQYSSGDYKHQAKEVAEEQQQEEEKEEEEEEEEEPEEEEEEEAEERVVHHDNDTLYTFSPHTQGSEPEVSLREEKICTPMTEEEEDEEELEEEQEEERREEEEHGHEKEEGELMIEEDEDDQDSIKASPATVVIEVRSEEEDEEEEDDEEDDEEEDEEEEEEEEEEEEDGVEQDRVSEGSGITDDSENWDMSRGNLGLLEKAIALKAGEVKGGEEVQSSPEYHPYSSSSRSSQGAGAARRSAYYGKGEGVCRAPSYTGTSVSLSHPCSDKKEVKCPTPGCDGTGHVTGLYPHHRSLSGCPHKDRVPPEILAMHENVLKCPTPGCTGQGHVNSNRNTHRSLSGCPIAAAAKLNKTQDKQVHLQPPASEASSNSDRVLRPMCFVKQLEIPQYGSFRPNTVTTTPRANLAKELEKYSKVSFDYASFDVQVFGKRTLIPKTPSSTETSPKAFKSKSFPKASSPSQSASGGFSKNATSSTYDYSQDAEAAHMAATAILNLSTRCWERPESLCSVSREPCSKESDIEVDENGTLDLSMKKTKREGLQASEPPSSSSSSSQLTGATLSQGHSQPEWEEPLDFTTQTGVKEEDHEEVEYAAPSYTSSDAEEEDQDNLEDRKYPGEVTTSSFKVKFQAKDSKKELLVCPTPGCDGSGHITGNYASHRSLSGCPLADKSLRTLMAAHTAELKCPTPGCDGSGHITGNYASHRSLSGCPRAKKSGVKATPTKDDKEDSELLRCPVPGCDSLGHISGKYATHRSAYGCPLAARRQKEGLLNGTPFSWKAFKAEGPTCPTPGCDGSGHANGSFLTHRSLSGCPRASANKKKAKLPGDEFITAKFRASDVLDNDEDIKQLNTEISELNESNSEMEADMMNLHTQISSMEKNLKNMEEENKQIEERNEALFLELSGLSQALIRSLANIRLPTMQEPMSEQNFDTYVEALTHMFTNKDCYQNPENRALLESINQAVKGIEV encoded by the exons ATGAGTCAGGACGTGACAGAGACCAGAACACGAACTCGATCCAAAGGGATCCGCG CATCATCAGAACTGGCAGCACAGGAGATGAAGCCAGAGTTGAG cagctgccccACCCCCGGCTGTGACGGCAAAGGTCACGTCAGTGGGCGATACTCACGTCACAGAAG CGTGCTGGGCTGCCCCAtcgtgaagaagaggaagctggaggaggccgaggagaGCCAGTCTGCTCCCAAGAAGAGGAACCAGCCGGTCAAACAGGCGGCAGGAGAAGACTTCACCCACGACACCtcagacgaggaggaggaagaggaggagggagaggaggaaggagaggaggaggcagaggaggaggaggagctgagagaaaagaagaaacccacctcaaagatcagagcagaagcaaCAAAAG CAGAAAGTtcaccagcaggagctccaccaGACTCAGAGGTTTGTTCTGCAGATGATGGAGCGACTTCAGGGAACCAATGTGAGAACAAAGACGTCTCGCAGGAAGTTGCTGCTGAAGGTCACCAGCAGGAGGAAACAagtccagaggaggaggaggaggaggaggaagaggagggtggccTGACTACAAAAGATCAGGTGTCGGAGCAACTGGAAGAAGAAATGACGGTCATCAAtctcacaaaaacaaaagaagaggagaagaatgaAGAGGACGTCACAAAAACCACCGAAGAAGAGCACCGGGAAAGACGAGAGGTTCCTGAAGAAGCAACAGTGGTGGAGAGGCCAATGATCAACCAGGAAAACTCTGATCATCAGTATTCCAGTGGAGATTACAAACATCAGGCCAAAGAAgtagcagaggagcagcagcaagaggaggagaaggaggaagaggaagaggaggaggaagaaccagaagaagaggaggaagaggaggcagaagagagggTGGTCCACCATGACAATGACACTCTGTACACTTTTAGTCCGCACACTCAGGGATCTGAACCTGAGGTGTCACTCAGGGAAGAAAAGATCTGCACCCCCatgactgaggaagaggaggatgaggaggaactggaggaggagcaggaggaggaaaggcgggaagaggaggagcacggCCAcgaaaaggaggagggagagttgATGAttgaggaggacgaggatgacCAAGACTCCATTAAAGCATCTCCGGCTACAGTGGTCATAGAAGTCcgatctgaggaggaagatgaagaagaagaagatgatgaagaagatgatgaggaggaggacgaggaggaggaggaagaggaggaggaggaggaggaggatggagtggAACAGGATCGTGTCTCAGAAGGCTCAGGAATTACAGATGACTCAGAAAACTGGGACATGAGTCGGGGGAACCTGGGCCTGCTGGAGAAGGCCATCGCTCTGAAGGCCGGGGAGGTGAAGGGCggtgaggaggtgcagagctCCCCGGAGTACCACCCgtacagcagctccagcaggagctcGCAGGGCGCCGGCGCCGCCCGCCGCTCCGCCTACTACGGTAAAGGTGAGGGCGTCTGCAGGGCGCCGAGCTACACCGGCACATCCGTCTCACTGTCTCATCCCTGTTCAGACAAGAAGGAAGTGAAATGTCCAACGCCAGGGTGTGACGGgacgggtcatgtgaccgggCTGTACCCACACCACCGCAGCCTGTCCggatgtcctcacaaagatagagtTCCTCCAGAGA tcctGGCCATGCATGAGAACGTGCTGAAGTGTCCCACTCCTGGCTGCACAGGCCAAGGCCACGTCAACAGTAACCGCAACACACACCGCAG CCTCTCCGGCTGCCCCATAGCAGCTGCAGCGAAGCTGAACAAGACGCAGGACAAGCAGGTTCACTTACAGCCGCCGGCCAGCGAAGCTTCTTCCAACTCTGACAGAGTCCTCAG GCCCATGTGTTttgtgaagcagctggagatCCCTCAGTATGGCAGCTTCCGGCCCAACACCGTGACCACCACACCTCGAGCTAACCTGGCCAAGGAGCTGGAGAAATACTCCAAGGTGTCTTTTGACTATGCAAGCTTTGATGTCCAGGTGTTTGGAAAGCGCACGTTGATTCCAAAGACACCCAGCAGCACTGAAACATCACCCAAAGCCTTCAAAT CCAAGTCATTCCCTAAGGCCTCGTCTCCCAGTCAAAGCGCATCGGGGGGCTTTTCTAAGAACGCCACATCTTCCACCTACGACTACAGCCAAGACGCAGAGGCCGCCCACATGGCCGCCACCGCCATCCTCAACCTGTCCACCCGCTGCTGGGAGCGACCAGAGAGCCTCTGCAGCGTGTCCAGGGAGCCCTGTTCCAAG GAGTCCGACATCGAAGTGGATGAGAACGGCACCCTGGATCTCAGCATGAAGAAGACAAAGAGGGAGGGTCTCCAGGCCTCAgagcctccttcctcttcctcgtcgtCCTCCCAGCTCACTGGAGCCACCTTGTCTCAGGGCCACTCTCAGCcagagtgggaggagcctcttGATTTCACCACACAAACTGGTGTGAAGGAGGAGGACCATGAAGAG GTGGAGTATGCAGCTCCGTCATACACCTCATCagatgctgaggaagaggaccaaGACaacctggaggacaggaagtacCCGGGAGAGGTCACGACCAGCAGCTTCAAGGTCAAGTTTCAGGCCAAAGACAGCAAGAAGGAGCTTCTTGT ATGTCCAACTCCCGGCTGTGACGGCAGCGGACACATAACAGGAAACTACGCGTCCCACCGAAG TCTGTCAGGCTGTCCTCTCGCTGATAAATCACTTCGGACCCTAATGGCTGCCCACACAGCTGAACTGAA gtgtCCGACTCCCGGCTGCGACGGATCGGGACACATCACGGGAAACTACGCTTCCCATCGGAG TCTGTCCGGGTGTCCTCGAGCCAAGAAAAGTGGGGTCAAAGCAACACCGACCAAGGACGACAAAGAAGACTCGGAGTTGTTGAG GTGTCCAGTTCCTGGTTGTGACAGTCTGGGCCACATCAGTGGGAAGTACGCCACCCACCGCAGTGCCTACGGCTGTCCGCTGGCAGCACGCCGCCAGAAGGAGGGGCTTCTGAACGGGACTCCCTTCTCCTGGAAGGCCTTCAAAGCGGAGGGTCCGACCTGCCCGACGCCGGGCTGCGACGGCTCCGGACACGCTAACGGCAGTTTCCTGACTCACCGAAG TCTCTCAGGTTGTCCCAGAGCGTCAGCCAATAAGAAGAAGGCAAAGTTACCTGGAGATGAGTTTATCACTGCAAAGTTTAGAGCCAGCGATG TTCTGGACAACGATGAGGACATCAAACAGCTCAACACGGAGATCAGCGAGCTGAACGAGTCCAACtcagagatggaggcagacaTGATGAACCTGCACACTCAG ATCTCCTCCATGGAGAAGAACCTGaagaacatggaggaggagaacaaacagattgaggagagaaatgaggccCTGTTCCTGGAGCTGTCGGGCCTGAGTCAGGCCCTGATCCGCAGTTTGGCCAACATCCGCCTGCCGACCATG CAGGAGCCGATGTCGGAGCAGAACTTCGACACGTATGTTGAAGCTCTCACTCACATGTTTACCAATAAAGACTGCTACCAGAACCCGGAGAACCGGGCTCTGCTGGAGTCCATCAACCAGGCCGTGAAGGGCATTGAGGTGTGA